A single region of the Streptomyces vilmorinianum genome encodes:
- a CDS encoding MTH1187 family thiamine-binding protein gives MIVAFSVTPLGVGEDVGEYVADAVRVVRESGLPNRTDAMFTSVEGEWDEVMDVVKRAVAAVEARAPRVSLVLKADVRPGVTDGLTSKVETVERHLSA, from the coding sequence GTGATCGTCGCCTTCTCGGTGACCCCGCTCGGCGTCGGTGAGGACGTCGGCGAGTACGTCGCCGACGCCGTCCGGGTCGTACGGGAGTCGGGGCTGCCGAACCGTACGGACGCGATGTTCACGTCCGTCGAGGGGGAGTGGGACGAGGTGATGGATGTGGTCAAGCGCGCCGTCGCCGCCGTCGAGGCGCGCGCTCCGCGCGTCTCGCTCGTCCTCAAGGCCGACGTCCGGCCCGGTGTGACCGACGGACTGACCTCGAAGGTCGAGACCGTGGAGCGCCACCTCTCCGCCTGA
- a CDS encoding DUF3817 domain-containing protein: protein MDIKTASSLHRLRLVSAPEAVSFLLLLVCSVLKRTTDFNAVPVMGAIHGILFILYVLFWLDAWNRTKWQFKTAALYFVLSVLPLGGFFAERKLKREAENAVDAAIAARREGTVSA from the coding sequence GTGGACATCAAGACCGCCTCCTCCCTTCACCGGCTCCGGCTCGTCTCGGCGCCGGAGGCCGTCTCCTTCCTGCTGCTCCTCGTCTGCTCGGTGCTCAAGCGCACGACCGACTTCAACGCCGTGCCCGTGATGGGGGCGATCCACGGCATCCTCTTCATCCTCTACGTGCTCTTCTGGCTCGACGCCTGGAACCGCACGAAGTGGCAGTTCAAGACCGCCGCCCTCTACTTCGTGCTCTCCGTGCTGCCCCTCGGCGGCTTCTTCGCCGAGCGCAAGCTCAAGCGCGAGGCCGAGAACGCTGTCGACGCGGCCATCGCCGCCCGCCGCGAGGGCACGGTGAGCGCGTGA
- a CDS encoding AIM24 family protein: MATFRLQGSKVLAVSMTGDAVKAKNGSMVAYDGQMAFKKMSGGGEGLRGMVTRRLTGEQMEVMEVKGQGTCWFADRASEINLVSLHGDKLYVEASNLLCTDAGLRTGTSFTGLRGGATGNGLFTTTVEGTGQAAIMSDGPAVVLRVTPQYPLSVDPGAYIAHQGNLQQSFQSGVTFRTFMGEGGGEAFQIRFEGDGLVYVQPSERNTIGGDV; the protein is encoded by the coding sequence GTGGCAACGTTCCGACTCCAAGGCAGCAAAGTGCTCGCCGTCTCCATGACAGGCGACGCCGTCAAAGCGAAGAACGGCTCGATGGTCGCGTACGACGGCCAGATGGCGTTCAAGAAGATGTCCGGCGGCGGTGAGGGCCTGCGCGGCATGGTCACCCGCCGGCTCACCGGCGAGCAGATGGAGGTGATGGAGGTGAAGGGCCAGGGGACCTGCTGGTTCGCCGACCGCGCCTCCGAGATCAACCTCGTCTCCCTGCACGGCGACAAGCTCTACGTCGAGGCGAGCAATCTGCTCTGCACCGACGCGGGGCTGCGCACCGGCACGAGTTTCACCGGGCTGCGCGGCGGAGCGACCGGCAACGGCCTCTTCACGACGACCGTGGAGGGCACCGGGCAGGCGGCGATCATGTCCGACGGCCCGGCGGTGGTGCTGCGCGTGACGCCGCAGTACCCGCTCTCCGTCGACCCCGGCGCGTACATCGCCCACCAGGGCAACCTCCAGCAGAGCTTCCAGTCCGGTGTGACCTTCCGCACCTTCATGGGCGAGGGCGGCGGCGAGGCGTTCCAGATCCGCTTCGAGGGCGACGGACTCGTGTACGTCCAGCCGAGCGAGCGCAACACGATCGGGGGTGACGTCTGA
- a CDS encoding AIM24 family protein: MPFREINSKMVEATVVPGQRMFSQRGAMLAYRGDVTFTPNMAGGQGGVMSMIGRRVAGEATPLMTVEGNGTVMFGHGGHHIQVIQLTGDTLYVEADRLLAFDGTLEQGTMFMGSQGGVMGMVRGQVTGQGLFTTTLKGHGAVAVMAHGGVIELPITPGRAVHVDPQAYVAHHGDVRNKLSTALGWRDMVGRGSGEAFQLELSGSGAVYVQASEEKL; this comes from the coding sequence ATGCCGTTCCGTGAGATCAACTCGAAGATGGTCGAGGCGACCGTCGTGCCCGGGCAGCGCATGTTCAGCCAGCGCGGCGCGATGCTCGCGTACCGCGGCGACGTCACTTTCACGCCGAACATGGCCGGCGGCCAGGGCGGCGTGATGTCGATGATCGGCCGCCGCGTGGCGGGCGAGGCGACGCCGCTGATGACGGTCGAGGGCAACGGCACGGTGATGTTCGGGCACGGCGGTCACCACATCCAGGTGATCCAGCTGACCGGCGACACCCTGTACGTCGAGGCCGACCGCCTGCTCGCCTTCGACGGCACGCTGGAGCAGGGCACGATGTTCATGGGCTCCCAGGGCGGCGTCATGGGCATGGTGCGCGGCCAGGTGACGGGCCAGGGCCTGTTCACGACGACGCTGAAGGGCCATGGCGCGGTCGCGGTCATGGCGCACGGCGGGGTGATCGAGCTGCCGATCACCCCGGGGCGCGCGGTCCATGTGGACCCGCAGGCGTACGTCGCCCATCACGGTGACGTACGGAACAAGCTCTCCACCGCGCTCGGATGGCGCGACATGGTGGGGCGCGGCTCGGGCGAGGCGTTCCAGCTGGAGCTGAGCGGCAGTGGTGCGGTGTACGTGCAGGCCTCGGAGGAGAAGCTTTGA
- a CDS encoding AIM24 family protein: MSTPVIFDPMTLPSDDNVNPYTFCVELKGSQWFLQKGKMIAYYGRIDFNGIGHGRLDRLVRTSFHSPLHASDWVVAEGSGKMLLADRAFDVNSYDLDEGNLTIRSGNLLAYQPTLALKQSIVPGFVTLIGTGKFVAASNGPVVFMEPPMRVDPQALVGWADCPSPCHHYDHGYMTGVMGGVRALTGIGGTSGEEHQFEFVGAGTVLLQSTEMLMPERATGQPPAQAGVPGGHGAHGSGQAMPGSVPRLPGQLGDLQRRFGL, translated from the coding sequence TTGAGCACGCCGGTGATCTTCGACCCGATGACCCTTCCGTCCGACGACAACGTCAATCCGTACACCTTCTGCGTGGAGCTCAAGGGCTCCCAGTGGTTCCTGCAGAAGGGCAAGATGATCGCCTACTACGGGCGGATCGACTTCAACGGCATCGGCCACGGGCGCCTCGACCGGCTGGTCCGTACGTCGTTCCACTCGCCGCTGCACGCGAGCGACTGGGTGGTGGCGGAGGGCAGCGGCAAGATGCTGCTCGCCGACCGGGCCTTCGACGTCAACTCGTACGACCTGGACGAGGGCAACCTGACGATCCGTTCGGGCAATCTACTGGCCTACCAGCCGACGCTGGCGCTGAAGCAGTCGATCGTGCCGGGGTTCGTGACGCTGATCGGCACGGGCAAGTTCGTGGCCGCGTCGAACGGTCCGGTGGTCTTCATGGAGCCGCCGATGCGGGTCGACCCGCAGGCGCTGGTGGGCTGGGCGGACTGCCCGTCGCCGTGCCACCACTACGACCACGGCTACATGACGGGCGTGATGGGCGGCGTACGGGCGCTGACGGGCATCGGCGGGACCTCGGGCGAGGAGCACCAGTTCGAGTTCGTCGGCGCGGGTACGGTACTGCTCCAGTCGACGGAGATGCTGATGCCCGAGCGGGCGACCGGTCAGCCTCCGGCGCAGGCAGGGGTTCCCGGCGGTCACGGAGCGCATGGTTCCGGCCAGGCGATGCCCGGATCGGTACCGCGCCTTCCCGGACAGCTGGGGGACCTCCAGCGGCGCTTCGGCCTGTAG
- a CDS encoding MarR family winged helix-turn-helix transcriptional regulator, with amino-acid sequence METETATPWLTDAEQCAWRTYLDVNRMLTYQLEKDLQPFGLTINDYEILVNLSESAERRLRMSDLAMATLQSKSRLSHQITRMENAGLVRRENCESDRRGLYAVLTDHGMETMRKVAPHHVESVRRHFIDQLSSEALGDLHESLKPVAEQLRGRRGKP; translated from the coding sequence ATGGAGACCGAGACGGCCACCCCCTGGCTCACCGACGCCGAGCAGTGCGCATGGCGCACGTATCTGGACGTCAACAGGATGCTGACGTACCAGTTGGAGAAGGACCTCCAGCCCTTCGGCCTGACCATCAACGACTACGAGATCCTGGTGAACCTCTCCGAGTCGGCGGAACGGCGCCTGCGCATGAGCGACCTCGCGATGGCGACGCTGCAGTCCAAGAGCCGGCTCTCGCACCAGATCACGCGCATGGAGAACGCGGGGCTCGTGCGCCGCGAGAACTGCGAGTCGGACCGGCGGGGTCTGTACGCGGTCCTGACGGACCACGGCATGGAGACGATGCGCAAGGTGGCGCCCCATCACGTGGAGTCGGTCCGCAGGCACTTCATCGACCAGCTGAGCTCCGAGGCCCTGGGCGACCTCCACGAGTCCCTGAAGCCCGTGGCGGAACAGCTGCGGGGCCGGCGCGGCAAGCCGTAG
- the meaB gene encoding methylmalonyl Co-A mutase-associated GTPase MeaB, protein MVDVPELVAQAREGRPRAVARLISLVEGASPQLREVMAALAPLTGGAYVVGLTGSPGVGKSTSTSALVAAYRRAGKRVGVLAVDPSSPFSGGALLGDRVRMSEHASDPGVYIRSMATRGHLGGLAWAAPQAIRVLDAAGCDVVLVETVGVGQSEVEIASQADTSVVLLAPGMGDGIQAAKAGILEIGDVYVVNKADRDGADATARELNHMLGLGEARGPGDWRPPIVKTVAARGEGVDEVVEALEKHRAWMEEHGVLAERRVRRAAGEVETIAVTALRERIGDLHGDRRLDALAERIVAGELDPYAASDELITSLTGN, encoded by the coding sequence ATGGTGGACGTCCCCGAACTGGTCGCCCAGGCACGGGAGGGCCGGCCGCGGGCCGTGGCCCGGCTGATCTCGCTCGTGGAGGGGGCGTCCCCGCAGCTGCGTGAGGTGATGGCGGCGCTGGCGCCGCTGACCGGAGGCGCGTACGTGGTGGGCCTGACGGGCTCGCCGGGCGTGGGCAAGTCCACGTCGACGTCCGCGCTGGTGGCGGCGTACCGGCGGGCCGGGAAGCGGGTCGGCGTCCTGGCCGTCGACCCCTCGTCCCCCTTCAGCGGGGGAGCGCTGCTCGGCGACCGGGTCCGGATGTCGGAGCACGCCTCGGACCCGGGCGTCTACATCCGTTCGATGGCGACCCGCGGCCACCTGGGCGGGCTCGCCTGGGCGGCGCCGCAGGCGATCCGCGTCCTGGACGCGGCGGGCTGCGACGTGGTCCTCGTCGAGACGGTGGGTGTCGGGCAGTCGGAGGTGGAGATCGCCTCCCAGGCCGACACGTCCGTGGTGCTGCTCGCGCCGGGCATGGGCGACGGGATCCAGGCCGCGAAGGCGGGCATCCTGGAGATCGGCGACGTGTACGTGGTGAACAAGGCGGACCGGGACGGCGCGGACGCGACGGCCCGGGAGCTCAACCACATGCTGGGCCTCGGCGAGGCGCGCGGGCCGGGCGACTGGCGGCCGCCGATCGTCAAGACGGTCGCGGCGCGGGGCGAGGGCGTCGACGAGGTGGTCGAGGCGCTGGAGAAGCACCGCGCGTGGATGGAGGAGCACGGGGTCCTGGCGGAGCGCCGCGTACGCCGTGCGGCGGGCGAGGTGGAGACGATCGCGGTCACGGCGCTGCGGGAGCGGATCGGGGACCTGCACGGGGACCGCCGCCTGGACGCGCTGGCGGAGCGGATCGTGGCGGGCGAACTGGACCCGTACGCGGCGTCCGACGAACTGATCACGAGCCTGACGGGCAACTGA
- a CDS encoding acetyl-CoA C-acetyltransferase, producing MSGTTGTTSVIVAGARTPMGRLLGSLKSFSGADLGGFAIKAALDRAGIGGDQVQYVIMGQVLQAGAGQIPARQAAVKAGIPMNVPALTINKVCLSGLDAIALADQLIRAGEFDIVVAGGQESMTNAPHLLPKSREGFKYGAIEMLDCMAYDGLTDSFEGIAMGESTEKHNTRLGIKRPEQDEIAAQSHQRAAAAQKNGIFEAEITPVEIPQRKGEPVVFSKDEGIRAETTVESLGKLRPAFAKDGTITAGTSSQISDGAAAVVVMSKAKAEELGLEWIAEIGAHGNVAGPDNSLQSQPSNAIQHALKKEGLSAEDLDLIEINEAFAAVAVQSMKDLGVTPEKVNVNGGAIALGHPIGMSGARVVLHLALELKRRGGGIGAAALCGGGGQGDALIVRVPGK from the coding sequence ATGTCTGGAACGACCGGTACCACCTCAGTGATCGTCGCGGGCGCCCGCACGCCCATGGGACGCCTCCTCGGCTCCCTCAAGTCCTTCTCCGGCGCGGATCTGGGCGGCTTCGCCATCAAGGCCGCGCTCGACCGGGCCGGCATCGGCGGCGACCAGGTGCAGTACGTGATCATGGGGCAGGTGCTCCAGGCGGGCGCCGGCCAGATCCCCGCCCGCCAGGCCGCGGTCAAGGCCGGCATCCCCATGAACGTCCCGGCGCTCACCATCAACAAGGTGTGTCTGTCCGGCCTGGACGCCATCGCGCTCGCCGACCAGCTGATCCGCGCGGGCGAGTTCGACATCGTCGTCGCCGGCGGCCAGGAGTCGATGACCAACGCCCCGCACCTGCTGCCGAAGTCCCGCGAGGGCTTCAAGTACGGCGCGATCGAGATGCTCGACTGCATGGCGTACGACGGTCTGACCGACTCCTTCGAGGGCATCGCCATGGGCGAGTCCACGGAGAAGCACAACACCCGCCTGGGCATCAAGCGCCCCGAGCAGGACGAGATCGCCGCGCAGTCGCACCAGCGTGCCGCCGCCGCGCAGAAGAACGGCATCTTCGAGGCCGAGATCACCCCGGTCGAGATCCCGCAGCGCAAGGGTGAGCCGGTCGTCTTCTCCAAGGACGAGGGCATCCGCGCCGAGACGACCGTCGAGTCGCTCGGCAAGCTGCGCCCGGCCTTCGCCAAGGACGGCACCATCACCGCCGGCACCTCCTCGCAGATCTCGGACGGCGCCGCCGCCGTGGTCGTGATGAGCAAGGCGAAGGCGGAGGAGCTGGGTCTGGAGTGGATCGCCGAGATCGGCGCCCACGGCAATGTCGCCGGCCCGGACAACTCGCTGCAGTCGCAGCCGTCCAACGCGATCCAGCACGCCCTGAAGAAGGAGGGCCTGAGCGCCGAGGACCTCGACCTGATCGAGATCAACGAGGCCTTCGCGGCGGTCGCCGTCCAGTCAATGAAGGACCTGGGCGTTACCCCGGAAAAGGTGAACGTCAACGGCGGCGCGATCGCCCTGGGACACCCCATCGGCATGTCCGGCGCCCGTGTGGTGCTGCACCTGGCCCTGGAGCTCAAGCGGCGCGGCGGCGGCATCGGCGCGGCGGCGCTGTGCGGCGGCGGCGGTCAGGGTGACGCTCTGATCGTTCGCGTACCCGGCAAGTAG
- the mce gene encoding methylmalonyl-CoA epimerase gives MLTRIDHIGIACFDLDKTVEFYRATYGFEVFHSEVNEEQGVREAMLKINETSDGGASYLQLLEPTREDSAVGKWLAKNGEGVHHIAFGTADVDGDAEAIRSKGVRVLYDAPRVGSMGSRITFLHPKDCHGVLTELVTSADPSSAEH, from the coding sequence ATGCTGACGCGAATCGACCACATCGGGATCGCCTGTTTCGACCTCGACAAGACGGTGGAGTTCTACCGTGCGACCTACGGTTTCGAGGTGTTCCACTCCGAGGTGAACGAGGAGCAGGGCGTCCGCGAGGCCATGCTCAAGATCAACGAGACCTCCGACGGCGGCGCCTCGTACCTCCAGCTCCTGGAGCCCACCCGGGAGGACTCCGCGGTGGGCAAGTGGCTGGCCAAGAACGGTGAGGGCGTCCACCACATCGCCTTCGGGACCGCGGACGTGGACGGGGACGCCGAGGCCATCCGTTCCAAGGGCGTACGGGTCCTCTACGACGCGCCCCGCGTCGGTTCCATGGGCTCCCGGATCACCTTCCTGCACCCCAAGGACTGCCACGGCGTACTGACCGAACTGGTCACGTCGGCTGATCCCTCCTCGGCGGAGCACTGA